A part of Candidatus Electrothrix aestuarii genomic DNA contains:
- a CDS encoding 4'-phosphopantetheinyl transferase superfamily protein, with the protein MDIRSFFTIQQYYSGIPVHYHQDEQQWLSLVDLQLVEQALLSDEARLLQHILSPAEYTYFQRFKYMKRKKEWLGGRIAAKAAFFASTQETAQDPRSISILPNKHGRPIAEGVPSSSGKDLLLSLSHSDTFAVALVRSGKTCGVDLQEISTKLAGLTSHFATDTELQRLAEQVDYDEDTRLTMLWTVKEALKKALLHDQSAIFSETELQEAARLNDEAWRFLCTVQGQRQSVLVYPLPPYVLSITEEKKYA; encoded by the coding sequence TCGCTCTTTTTTTACGATCCAACAGTATTATAGCGGCATTCCTGTCCACTACCACCAGGATGAGCAACAATGGCTCAGCCTGGTTGATCTCCAGCTGGTCGAACAGGCTCTGCTCTCTGATGAAGCAAGGCTTTTGCAGCACATTCTTTCCCCTGCTGAATATACCTATTTCCAGCGTTTTAAATATATGAAGCGAAAAAAGGAATGGCTGGGTGGTAGAATTGCCGCCAAGGCAGCTTTCTTTGCCTCCACTCAAGAGACAGCTCAGGACCCACGCAGCATAAGCATCCTGCCCAATAAGCATGGTCGTCCTATTGCAGAAGGTGTTCCCAGCTCTTCTGGGAAGGACCTGCTGCTCTCCCTGTCTCATAGTGATACCTTTGCTGTTGCCCTGGTGCGCTCAGGAAAAACCTGCGGGGTAGATTTACAAGAGATCTCCACCAAGCTTGCTGGTCTGACCAGCCATTTTGCCACAGATACAGAATTACAGCGTCTCGCCGAGCAGGTGGATTACGATGAGGACACCCGCCTGACCATGCTCTGGACAGTCAAAGAGGCTCTGAAAAAGGCCCTGCTCCATGACCAATCAGCAATCTTTTCCGAGACAGAGCTTCAGGAGGCGGCCCGGCTGAACGACGAGGCCTGGCGCTTTCTCTGCACGGTTCAGGGACAACGGCAATCCGTGCTGGTCTATCCCCTGCCCCCCTATGTCCTGTCCATCACTGAGGAGAAAAAATATGCCTGA
- the mutM gene encoding bifunctional DNA-formamidopyrimidine glycosylase/DNA-(apurinic or apyrimidinic site) lyase produces the protein MPELPEVEVTCRGLRPHLLERRILAVRSSGKPLRQPLPEDLIRQCLCDNSICAVERRAKYILIRFADGAVLVIHLGMTGKLGIFPKGKEGAKHDHLTLSLDNGSELRFNDARRFGSVVVWPADEAKELEQAFLARQGLEPLSTEFTGENLYELARQCRLPIKSFLMDSHRISGIGNIYANETLFAAGIHPLCPANSLSTEQWQEVATCAVRILRQAIKAGGSTISDFLGASGQPGYFQLQLAVYGKKGEDCPRCGEEIQKEVIGGRATFFCSECQEQALIH, from the coding sequence ATGCCTGAACTCCCGGAAGTCGAAGTCACCTGTCGGGGCCTGCGTCCCCATCTCCTTGAACGGCGCATCCTTGCGGTTCGCAGCTCAGGAAAGCCATTACGCCAGCCTCTGCCTGAGGATCTGATCCGGCAATGCCTCTGCGATAATAGCATCTGTGCTGTTGAACGGCGGGCAAAATACATCCTGATTCGCTTTGCAGATGGAGCGGTGCTGGTGATTCACCTGGGCATGACCGGCAAGCTGGGTATTTTCCCCAAAGGCAAGGAAGGAGCCAAGCATGACCACCTGACCTTATCCCTGGATAACGGAAGCGAGCTGCGTTTCAACGATGCTCGCCGCTTCGGCAGCGTGGTGGTTTGGCCTGCGGATGAGGCGAAGGAGCTGGAGCAGGCTTTTCTTGCCCGGCAAGGACTTGAGCCCTTGAGTACGGAATTCACCGGGGAGAACCTGTATGAGCTCGCCCGGCAATGCCGGTTACCGATCAAGAGCTTCCTCATGGACAGCCACCGCATCAGTGGGATCGGGAATATCTATGCCAATGAAACCCTGTTTGCTGCGGGCATCCATCCTCTCTGTCCGGCCAATAGCCTGAGTACCGAGCAATGGCAGGAGGTGGCGACCTGCGCGGTACGCATCCTCAGGCAGGCCATCAAGGCTGGAGGTTCAACTATCTCGGATTTTCTTGGGGCCAGCGGACAGCCAGGCTATTTTCAGTTACAGCTGGCAGTGTATGGGAAAAAGGGGGAGGACTGTCCGCGTTGCGGGGAGGAGATCCAGAAAGAGGTTATAGGGGGAAGGGCGACGTTTTTTTGTTCAGAATGTCAGGAGCAGGCATTGATTCACTGA
- a CDS encoding DUF4407 domain-containing protein encodes MERIPEGHQYILYSISMKNFFYYIALIDTEEIKRFGKYELFLISASFTRQVLSTLFSFCVLLYGTSIILPLWYSIVISMVIVLILFSIDQAIIGSEWSLYKIYVKNKFVNFFTNVILIPLRIMPRICYSIIIAYGIATIAEIRIQHRAIDKILNTESKQFNNEYLAKTEEKERDIERKESEKKKNIAQLEEVLNSKRNALNSKKNIALSLKEKNDLDNDIIHYRDNISENQKKIMDLSEEISIIQAKVDANNEEIRLKEIEMDHEANDKDRGAKKGPRWKAFNREVIALRTQNSNNIPYLQSKRNEMQRITALIEKNKKYLSELEKRSKELASKTEKKQYDTRTVEEISSELEKERNELNKLMKSNEIYLAHYKQTLENGGFYQKNNYGPLDRYIGLKKLYNDPEYGAAAKEFSYGLKITIILLELSPVMVMLFFSPYSFYSTRMREKMERDRKRSELPDKENIFDEVDQAEQRNILLKKVRAIEKENAEIEKDIETNRRVHK; translated from the coding sequence TTGGAGAGGATACCTGAAGGGCACCAATACATTCTATATTCAATATCAATGAAGAACTTTTTTTATTATATTGCATTAATTGACACTGAAGAGATAAAAAGATTTGGAAAATACGAATTATTTTTAATTTCAGCTTCATTTACACGCCAAGTATTAAGTACACTTTTTTCATTTTGTGTGCTCCTCTACGGAACTTCAATAATTTTGCCGCTATGGTACTCTATAGTTATATCGATGGTAATCGTTTTGATATTATTCAGTATCGACCAAGCTATTATTGGATCGGAGTGGTCATTATATAAAATATATGTAAAGAATAAGTTTGTAAATTTTTTTACAAATGTCATTCTTATACCGTTAAGAATTATGCCAAGAATATGCTATTCTATTATTATTGCTTACGGAATTGCAACAATTGCTGAAATAAGAATCCAGCATAGAGCTATAGATAAAATTTTAAATACAGAAAGCAAACAGTTTAACAATGAGTATCTAGCAAAAACAGAAGAAAAAGAGCGCGATATCGAAAGGAAAGAAAGTGAAAAGAAAAAAAATATCGCTCAACTGGAAGAGGTGCTGAACAGCAAACGAAACGCCTTAAACAGCAAAAAGAATATAGCACTCTCTTTAAAGGAAAAGAATGACCTGGACAATGATATTATTCATTACAGAGATAATATCTCTGAAAACCAAAAAAAAATAATGGATCTTTCCGAGGAAATATCGATAATTCAAGCAAAAGTTGATGCAAATAATGAGGAAATACGATTAAAAGAAATTGAAATGGATCATGAAGCAAATGACAAAGACAGAGGGGCAAAAAAAGGACCGAGATGGAAGGCATTCAACCGTGAAGTAATTGCATTGAGGACGCAAAATAGCAATAATATACCATATTTGCAAAGTAAAAGAAATGAAATGCAAAGGATTACTGCTCTGATAGAAAAGAATAAAAAATATTTATCAGAACTCGAAAAAAGATCAAAGGAGCTGGCGAGTAAAACTGAAAAAAAACAGTATGACACAAGGACTGTTGAGGAAATTTCTTCCGAATTGGAAAAGGAAAGAAATGAATTGAATAAGCTGATGAAATCAAATGAAATTTATCTGGCTCATTACAAGCAAACATTGGAAAATGGGGGGTTTTATCAAAAAAATAACTATGGCCCTCTTGATAGATATATTGGTTTAAAAAAATTATACAATGATCCTGAATACGGGGCAGCTGCAAAGGAATTTTCTTACGGTCTCAAGATAACTATCATATTGCTAGAGCTGTCCCCTGTAATGGTTATGTTGTTTTTCTCACCATATAGCTTCTATTCAACGAGAATGAGAGAAAAAATGGAGAGGGATAGAAAAAGATCGGAATTACCTGATAAGGAGAACATCTTTGATGAGGTAGATCAAGCAGAACAAAGGAATATTTTGTTAAAAAAAGTCAGGGCTATTGAAAAAGAGAATGCAGAAATTGAAAAGGATATTGAAACGAATAGAAGAGTTCACAAATAG